Part of the Pseudomonas abietaniphila genome is shown below.
ACCGGTCATCATGTAAAAAGGCGCGAGTGTGAACTCGCGCCTTTTTTTGTGCTCCAAGGCTGGGAGTAGCGCGAGCAATTGCGCTGAATATCACCAGGAGGTTCACGTGAACAAGTCGTTGCTAGTTGGTGCAGTATTGGGTGCTGTCGGTGTCACCGCCGGTGGCGCTTTGGCCACCTATAGCCTCGTAAAATCAAACGGCCCAGAGTACGCAGAAGTACTCGCCGTCGAGCCTGTAAAAGAACAGATCAAAACGCCACGCCAAGTGTGCAAAGACGTCGCGGTGACCCACCGCGCGCCGGTCAAGGACGAGCACCAGATCGTCGGCAGCGTCATCGGTGCCGTCGCCGGTGGGCTGCTCGGTAATCAGGTGGGTGGTGGTAACGGCAAGAAGATCGCGACCGTTGCCGGTGCTGTCGGTGGTGGTTATGCCGGTAACAAGGTTCAGGAAGGCATGCAAAACCGCGACACTTACACGACCACTGAAAGCCGTTGCAACACGGTCAACGATATCAGCGACAAGGTCGTGGGCTATAACGTGAAGTACAAATTGAACGACAAGGTTGGCCAAGTCCGTATGGATCGTGATCCGGGCAGCCAGATTCCAGTCAACAAGGACGGTCAGCTGGAGTTGAGTCAGGCTCAGTAAGCCTGACCGTCGGCCCCGCTTCAAATAAACGCCCCATTGAATGGGGCGTTTTTTTTGTCCGGATTTTCCTCATATCCATAAAGTATTGAATGGGTAGTAACTATATATTTTTAATCGCCAATCTCGCCGCGTAAGCTTTTTCATGTGGCCCCGCGACGGACGCGTTACCGGGCTCGCACGACAAATCTAATAAGAATCAGCGACGACACGCGGGAATAAAAATGCATAAAAACCCTGTTGCCCTTGGCCTCACGTCGGCTGCCTTCGGGTTGACCATGGCGTTTCCTGGCTTCGCCGAAGCCGACTTTTTCGAGGACAGCAAAGCTGATCTCGAACTTCGCAATTTCTACTTCAACAGTGACTACCGACAGGACGGCGCCAGCCAGTCCAAGCGTGATGAATGGGCCCAGGGCCTGATCCTCAATTATGAGTCCGGGTTTACCGACGGCACGGTCGGCTTCGGTGTCGATGCCATTGGCCTGTTCGGCCTGAAACTGGATTCCGGTCCTGACCGTCGCAACACCGGACTGCTGCCAGTCGGGGATGAAAAGGCCCCAGATGACTACGGCCGCGCAGGCGTGACCGCCAAGGCGCGAATCTCCAAGAGTGTGTTGCGGGTCGGCACCTTGCTGCCGAGATTGCCGACGGTACTCCCCAACGATGGGCGTCTGTTGCCGCAGACCTTTCGGGGTGCACAGGTGACGTCCAGGGACATCACCGACATGACCCTCAATGTCGGCCGCCTGACCAGTAATACTGAGCGCAATGACAGCGGGCACGAAGACATCGAGGCTGAAGGAAAGGGCCTCAAGGGTGGCCGTCCCAGCGACAAGTTCGACTTCGCCAGCGCAAGCTACAACTGGAGCAAGGGGCTGACCACGTCTTACAACTACGGGGGGCTTGAGAACAACTATAAGCAACACATCGTGACGCTGGTTCACAGCTTTCCGCTGGGCGAGTCACAGTCAATCAAGAGTGACCTGCGTTACGCGCGTTCGCTCAAGGACGGTAACACCAACGTCGACAACACGGCCGTCGGCGCGAAGTTCACCTACAGCGTCGCAGGCCACGGTTTTGGCGTGGCGTATCAGCGCATGAACGGCGAAACCGGGTTTCCGCACCTGGCGGGCACCGACTCCTTCCTCGTCAATTACGTGATGATTTCTCCGGATTTCGCCAACCCTGAAGAGCGCTCATGGCAGGCCCGTTACGACTATGACTTCGCAGCGGCGGGTTTGCCTGGCTTGAGCTTCATGACGCGCTATCTGCAGGGCGACAACTTCGCTCGCGGCAACAAAGAAGGCACCGAGTGGGAGCGCAACACCGACATTGCCTACGTGTTCCAGAGTGGCGCACTGAAGAACCTCGAACTGAGGTGGCGCAACGGCACCTACCGCAGTAACGGCGGCAACAACATCGACCAGAACCGCGTCATCGTTAGCTACACGCTGCCGCTGCTCTGAGTACCG
Proteins encoded:
- a CDS encoding glycine zipper 2TM domain-containing protein, coding for MNKSLLVGAVLGAVGVTAGGALATYSLVKSNGPEYAEVLAVEPVKEQIKTPRQVCKDVAVTHRAPVKDEHQIVGSVIGAVAGGLLGNQVGGGNGKKIATVAGAVGGGYAGNKVQEGMQNRDTYTTTESRCNTVNDISDKVVGYNVKYKLNDKVGQVRMDRDPGSQIPVNKDGQLELSQAQ
- a CDS encoding OprD family porin, which codes for MHKNPVALGLTSAAFGLTMAFPGFAEADFFEDSKADLELRNFYFNSDYRQDGASQSKRDEWAQGLILNYESGFTDGTVGFGVDAIGLFGLKLDSGPDRRNTGLLPVGDEKAPDDYGRAGVTAKARISKSVLRVGTLLPRLPTVLPNDGRLLPQTFRGAQVTSRDITDMTLNVGRLTSNTERNDSGHEDIEAEGKGLKGGRPSDKFDFASASYNWSKGLTTSYNYGGLENNYKQHIVTLVHSFPLGESQSIKSDLRYARSLKDGNTNVDNTAVGAKFTYSVAGHGFGVAYQRMNGETGFPHLAGTDSFLVNYVMISPDFANPEERSWQARYDYDFAAAGLPGLSFMTRYLQGDNFARGNKEGTEWERNTDIAYVFQSGALKNLELRWRNGTYRSNGGNNIDQNRVIVSYTLPLL